The following nucleotide sequence is from Pseudomonas sp. RC10.
CAGTCGAGCGGCGTTCAGAAGTTCTTCTTCTTTCCCGGATTCAGGGAGAGCACGGGAGGCCTGTTGCGTGAGGCCGGACTGATCGAACGGCGCCACGCTTTCGAGCAGAACCCGACGGCGCAACAGGCGTTTCTGGCCGATCTGGGCGTTTATCCACAACCCGGCGCGCGGCTGATGTCGCTGTTTGCCTATGAGCATGCGGGGTTGGGATCGTGGTTGACCTGCCTGGCTCAGGATCGGCAGCCGACGCATCTGCTGGTGCCGGAAGGGCGGATCATCGGCGACGTCGAGGGTTGGTTGGGGGTCGAGGGCCTCAGGGCGGGCGCGCTGCACGTTCGCGATCACCTGACGATTCAGGTCTTGCCCTTCGTGCGTCAGGAGGATTACGACCGGCTGTTGTGGTGCTGCGCTTTTAACGTGGTACGCGGCGAGGATTCGTTCGTCCGGGCGCAGTGGGCGGGGCGGCCCTTTATCTGGCACATCTATGAACAGGACGATGACGCCCATTGGGCCAAGCTCGATGCGTTTCTGGAGTTGTACCTGGCAGGGTTGTCCGACGCAGCGGGGCAGGCGCTGACCGAAGTATGGCGCAACTGGAGTGCCGGACAGGACATGACGCACAGTTGGGCCGCGCTGGAAAAACACCGAAGTGAGC
It contains:
- the earP gene encoding elongation factor P maturation arginine rhamnosyltransferase EarP — its product is MKASWDIFCTVVDNFGDVGVTYRLARQLVAEHDMDVRLWIDDLSAFARLCPGADAEAPQQWRDGVSVHVWPKDWQSVEPADVVIEAFGCHLPPAQIDAMKAREPRPLWLNLDYLSAEEWVTGCHGLPSLQSSGVQKFFFFPGFRESTGGLLREAGLIERRHAFEQNPTAQQAFLADLGVYPQPGARLMSLFAYEHAGLGSWLTCLAQDRQPTHLLVPEGRIIGDVEGWLGVEGLRAGALHVRDHLTIQVLPFVRQEDYDRLLWCCAFNVVRGEDSFVRAQWAGRPFIWHIYEQDDDAHWAKLDAFLELYLAGLSDAAGQALTEVWRNWSAGQDMTHSWAALEKHRSELAAHAERWCLERALQDDLTTALVRFYRNWL